The window ATCCTGCAAGGATATATAAAAATATTTTTTTCATTTCAAAAAACTTTAATTACTTTACAAATAATATAACGGCAAAAGTATAAAAAATTATGAGAATAGATAAATTTTTATGGAGCATTCGTTTTTATAAGACGAGAAGTATTGCAGCAGAGGAGATTAAAAAGAACAGAGTTTCTATAGGAACGTCTGCCGTAAAGTCATCTAAAGAGGTAAAAGAAGGAGATACTATTAAAATCCGTAAGAATCAGATTGATTATAAAATAAAGGTAATTCAGATTCCGAAAAGCAGGATAGGAGCCAAACTGGTTTCGCTGCATATAAAGGATGTTACAGATAAGGAACAGTATGAGATCCTGAAGCTTCGCAAAATGTCACAAGACTATTACAGAAACAAAGGAGAAGGAAGGCCTACCAAAAAAGACAGAAGGGAAATGGATGATT of the Chryseobacterium aureum genome contains:
- a CDS encoding RNA-binding S4 domain-containing protein, with the protein product MRIDKFLWSIRFYKTRSIAAEEIKKNRVSIGTSAVKSSKEVKEGDTIKIRKNQIDYKIKVIQIPKSRIGAKLVSLHIKDVTDKEQYEILKLRKMSQDYYRNKGEGRPTKKDRREMDDYVGNDIDSDFTDWDDFFGETGDAEENED